ATACAGCCCGGGCATATCCATCGTGCACTATGAAGCGGCCTGATGCATGACCACCGGCTCTTCAATGGCCGCAAAATAATCGGCCACATCGTGCCAGGTATCCATGCGCTTGTAATCCTTATACAACTCATGCCCTACATTATGCGGGGCGCTGAAAAGCAGCGGCTTTCCCTTGAAGAACCGCAGGTTCTTGTCGTAATCATCGATCATATAATCCGCTTCCACGATCGTTTTCAGGCCGCAGAACACCATGTGTTTCCAGCTGATGAAGGGGAAATGCTCATTCAGCCATTCGATCTTTTCGGATAAGGACTGTGGAAATTCGACCGCAGCGGACACAATGAACACCTCATGCTGTTCCATCAGCTTCCTGATCACCTCCTGGCTGCCCGGCATTACGGGAGCGGTGCGGAAGAACCCCGGCGTATGCAGGAACTGCGGCACGATGCCTTCCTGCGGGAAACCCTGGGTTTCGGGTACCCCGATCAGCGCTTCCGGGCTGATCCGCTCACCGGTACGCTCCGCATACCAGTTGATATAATGCTGCGTCAAATCCGCCATTACGCCATCCATGTCTATTACAATTCTTGCCATATTCTGCTATTTGATGCAAAATTATGCAATATTCATCAAACTTCCATGTTAAAAGCCGCAAAATTTTACATAATATTGCATAAAACAGCAAATTATGTTAAAGGAAGAGCGGCTGGATTATATACTGAAGAAGTTACGCACAGACCAGAAGGTGCTGCAAGCAGAGCTGAGCAACGACCTCCGTGTGTCGGAGGATACGGTGCGGCGGGACCTGGAATCCTTGGCGCAGAATGGCCTGCTGATAAAAGTGCGGGGCGGGGCGATCCCCCATTCCCCCAATCCCTATTCCTTCAAGGAAAGGATCGTTTTCCATGAAGACGATAAAAAGACCATC
This genomic stretch from Chitinophaga sp. XS-30 harbors:
- a CDS encoding 5'(3')-deoxyribonucleotidase — encoded protein: MARIVIDMDGVMADLTQHYINWYAERTGERISPEALIGVPETQGFPQEGIVPQFLHTPGFFRTAPVMPGSQEVIRKLMEQHEVFIVSAAVEFPQSLSEKIEWLNEHFPFISWKHMVFCGLKTIVEADYMIDDYDKNLRFFKGKPLLFSAPHNVGHELYKDYKRMDTWHDVADYFAAIEEPVVMHQAAS